GGCGGCCGGCTCCACGCGGGCCGCGCCGGTGCGACCCAGTGTGGGACTCGTATCGGATCTTGGAAAACCGCACTCCAGACGGGAACGCCAGCAAGCGCAGCAACGTGTCCAAGCCGCGATGGACACTCCGAGGTGGCGATTGCGGACATGGAGGGGCGCTCTTATGGCTGTTAAGGCAGATGCCGGGTAGACGATCCATCACAAACTTGTGTGGGGGACGAAGGAGAGGATGTCGGGGCAGTGGCTGTGAAGGCGATGGGATGGGCGCACTCGTTCCCCATGTCCGAGGGAGTGCGCGCCGGACGGGAGTGGACACGCAGGCGTCTCGAGTCCCTGCCCTGGGCCGCTGCCGAGCCGAACACGGTGGACACCATCGTGCTGGCTGTGTCCGAGCTGATCACCAATGCGCACATCCACGCGCACAGCGACGCGCACCTGGTCCTCACGTGGGACGGCGACTGCCTTCATGTGAGCGTCCACGACGAGGACCCGACGCTGCCGCGCCAGCGCGAACCACAGCCGGGGGAAGTATCCGGCCGCGGAGTAGCAATCGTGCGTAAGCTCGCCGATGAGTGGGGGATGAGGTGCCAGCGGCACGGCAAAACGGTGACGGCATGCTTCCGTCCCGCCGATACCGATGCCAGCACCGACCGGCATGGTGGCAACAGCGGTTGACTTCTGCTCACCGGTGAAGCCCGCTGTGGAGGAGAAGTGTCGTGTGTCTGGCACG
This region of Streptomyces caelestis genomic DNA includes:
- a CDS encoding ATP-binding protein encodes the protein MAVKAMGWAHSFPMSEGVRAGREWTRRRLESLPWAAAEPNTVDTIVLAVSELITNAHIHAHSDAHLVLTWDGDCLHVSVHDEDPTLPRQREPQPGEVSGRGVAIVRKLADEWGMRCQRHGKTVTACFRPADTDASTDRHGGNSG